Proteins found in one Xenopus laevis strain J_2021 chromosome 1L, Xenopus_laevis_v10.1, whole genome shotgun sequence genomic segment:
- the mknk2.L gene encoding MAP kinase-interacting serine/threonine-protein kinase 2: MVQKKTTEMKGFHRSFKGQNPFDAAYEMEARNMESVFNFDCPSRPDVPSSAPIDIPDAKKRTKKKKRCRATDSFTGRFDDMYQLQQEILGEGAYAKVQSCINLITNKEYAVKIIEKRPGHSRSRVFREVEMLYQCQGHSNVLELIEFFEEEDKFYLVFEKMCGGSILNHIHRRRHFNEREASFVVRDIAEALNYLHNKGIAHRDLKPENILCESPHQVSPVKICDFDLGSGIKLNSDCSPISTPELLTPCGSAEYMAPEVVEAFNEEASIYDKRCDLWSLGVILYIMLSGYPPFVGHCGSDCGWDRGEACPACQNMLFVSIQEGKYEFPEKDWAHISYGAKDLISKLLLRDAKKRLSAAQVLQHPWVQGNAPYNTLPTPIILQRNSSAKDLTSFAAEAIAMNRQLMEREEEEEGTENSSLCPFVVKATSCSMQLSPPSESKLAKRRQQGSKGGISPPSLAPLLIVSD, translated from the exons ATGGTACAGAAGAAAACTACTGAAATGAAAGGATTTCACCGTTCTTTTAAG GGTCAGAACCCTTTTGACGCAGCTTATGAGATGGAAGCCAGAAACATGGAATCAGTGTTCAATTTTGACTGCCCCTCTCGTCCTG ATGTGCCTTCCAGTGCCCCCATTGATATCCCTGAtgccaaaaaaagaacaaagaagaaaaaacgTTGCAGGGCAACAGACAGCTTTACTGGGCGGTTTGATG ATATGTACCAGTTGCAGCAAGAAATCCTTGGAGAAGGTGCTTATGCAAAAGTTCAGAGCTGCATTAATCTCATCACCAATAAGGAGTATGCTGTAAag ataattgagAAAAGGCCTGGCCACAGTAGAAGCAGAGTTTTCAGGGAGGTGGAGATGTTGTATCAGTGTCAGGGTCATAG CAACGTATTGGAACTAATAGAATTCTTTGAAGAGGAAGATAAATTCTACCTGGTGTTTGAGAAGATGTGTGGTG GTTCCATACTGAATCACATTCACAGACGCAGGCATTTCAATGAACGAGAGGCTAGTTTTGTGGTGCGGGACATTGCAGAAGCTCTAAACTATTTGCACAACAAAG gTATAGCACATAGGGACCTGAAACCTGAAAATATACTTTGTGAAAGCCCTCATCAA GTGTCACCAGTGAAGATTTGTGATTTCGACCTTGGAAGTGGTATTAAGCTGAACAGTGACTGCTCCCCAATCTCCACGCCAGAGCTGCTCACACCT TGTGGATCTGCAGAGTACATGGCCCCTGAAGTGGTAGAAGCTTTTAATGAAGAAGCATCAATATATGACAAACGTTGTGACTTGTGGAGTCTTGGAGTGATCTTGTACATCATGTTGAGTGGATATCCGCCATTTGTGGGACATTGTGGAAGTGATTGTGGCTGGGATCGAGGCGAGGCCTGTCCTGCATGCcaa AACATGCTGTTTGTAAGTATCCAGGAAGGAAAGTATGAATTCCCTGAAAAAGATTGGGCTCACATCTCATATGGAGCCAAAGATCTGATCTCAAAACTGCTGCTTCGGGATGCTAAGAAGAGACTGAGTGCAGCTCAAGTCCTGCAGCACCCATGGGTGCAGGGG AATGCGCCTTACAACACACTTCCAACTCCAATTATCTTGCAACG GAACAGTAGTGCCAAAGATCTTACTTCATTTGCGGCAGAAGCCATTGCAATGAACCGCCAGCTAATGGAacgggaggaggaagaagaaggaaCAGAAAACTCCTCATTGTGCCCCTTTGTGGTAAAAGCTACCTCTTGCTCCATGCAACTATCTCCACCTTCAGAGTCAAAGCTGGCAAAAAGAAGACAACAGGGCAGCAAAGGGGGAATATCCCCTCCCAGTTTGGCACCCCTGCTTATTGTCAGTGACTAA